Proteins found in one Paenibacillus borealis genomic segment:
- a CDS encoding SRPBCC family protein — MTTIQNSIWIQADRNTVFDRTNDIAGWTDLFTEYKETRVLEQGESYIRFELTTFPEPNRPSRSWTSERWLDRPNFRITARRLAPLLPFKHMNLEWLYEEQGEGTYMTWIQEFEVDPVSGLTAEQVEAHLNRTTKEQMEAVKLNIEKLRIRS, encoded by the coding sequence GTGACAACGATTCAGAACAGTATCTGGATTCAGGCAGACCGGAACACCGTATTTGACAGAACCAACGATATTGCGGGCTGGACGGATTTGTTCACGGAATATAAAGAAACGCGGGTGCTGGAGCAGGGGGAGTCCTACATCCGTTTTGAATTGACTACATTTCCCGAGCCAAATCGCCCGTCGCGCTCATGGACATCCGAAAGATGGTTGGACCGGCCGAATTTCCGGATTACCGCCAGACGTCTTGCGCCGCTGCTGCCGTTCAAGCATATGAATCTGGAATGGCTCTATGAGGAGCAGGGCGAGGGCACGTACATGACCTGGATTCAGGAGTTTGAGGTTGATCCCGTAAGCGGCCTCACCGCAGAGCAGGTGGAAGCCCATCTGAACCGTACCACGAAGGAGCAGATGGAGGCGGTCAAGCTTAATATCGAGAAACTAAGGATTCGGAGCTGA
- a CDS encoding S-layer homology domain-containing protein, whose amino-acid sequence MKRAKNMSIACGILAASLSFGASAFAFSDLNGNPAETKINALHDAGVINGITSDLFAPNAKVTLAQGVQFLVKGLALTPGADTGSNSSTASSYFDNVKDNAWYASSFLTAKQSGLTLAQNANPNANLTRAEFAHLLTEALQSKGDFAVTKMYFMVEDGDKLSSEVMNSLQILLNTKVITLDNGKFRPADIITRSEAAVMVHDAAEFAARVINQDNTVIEPSEPEPVPVNNYISDVVLEKAAEGVNKATITVDNLPNPGYGLAVERIEFTSATKAVIYFKITLPDPDMMYPQVITKGTVVTYLPEGYTATAEPVMGSRWLQPATDVE is encoded by the coding sequence ATGAAGCGCGCAAAAAATATGAGCATCGCGTGCGGAATCCTGGCTGCCAGCTTGTCATTTGGGGCATCCGCTTTTGCCTTCTCCGATCTGAACGGAAATCCTGCCGAAACCAAAATTAATGCGCTGCATGACGCCGGTGTAATCAACGGTATAACCAGCGACCTTTTTGCCCCCAACGCTAAAGTGACCCTGGCACAAGGCGTTCAATTTCTCGTCAAAGGGCTGGCGCTGACACCAGGGGCGGATACGGGCAGCAATTCTTCTACGGCCAGCAGTTATTTTGACAATGTAAAAGATAACGCCTGGTATGCCTCCTCGTTCCTGACCGCCAAGCAGAGCGGTTTAACCCTGGCACAGAATGCCAATCCGAATGCAAACCTGACCCGTGCAGAGTTCGCTCATCTGTTGACCGAAGCCTTGCAGAGTAAAGGTGATTTTGCGGTTACCAAAATGTATTTCATGGTTGAGGATGGCGACAAGCTCTCTTCCGAGGTTATGAACAGCCTGCAGATTCTGCTGAACACAAAGGTGATTACGCTGGACAACGGAAAATTCCGCCCGGCCGATATCATCACGCGCTCCGAGGCTGCTGTTATGGTTCATGATGCCGCTGAGTTTGCAGCGCGGGTGATAAACCAAGACAATACAGTAATTGAGCCTTCTGAACCGGAACCAGTTCCGGTCAACAACTACATTTCGGATGTCGTACTAGAAAAAGCGGCTGAAGGCGTCAATAAAGCCACCATCACCGTCGATAATCTGCCTAACCCCGGCTACGGCCTGGCGGTAGAGCGCATCGAATTCACCAGCGCCACCAAAGCAGTGATCTACTTCAAAATAACCCTGCCCGATCCGGATATGATGTACCCGCAAGTCATCACCAAAGGAACAGTGGTTACTTATCTGCCTGAAGGCTACACTGCTACAGCAGAGCCTGTAATGGGTTCGCGTTGGCTGCAGCCGGCAACTGATGTTGAGTAA
- a CDS encoding winged helix-turn-helix domain-containing protein translates to MYGCKVFHFKELEALVDIVKDGLRFDGVVVSTPDFNLGFIHTMQYLQQMLKLKVFLIVEKISTQGITVQFPSNHIYIDSSGGHGFQEELFSRLRCWFDEELSVNTHCTRQIKDIALNLHSKSLKVGEVIIELTSKEYELLDLLLECQGQYIPTEKILHHLWDSYTSPEIVRQYVYKLRHKIETTAGRSDIIHFRRGIGYSVSF, encoded by the coding sequence GTGTATGGTTGTAAGGTGTTTCATTTCAAGGAGCTTGAGGCGCTGGTCGATATTGTTAAGGATGGCTTGAGGTTTGACGGTGTGGTCGTCAGTACCCCGGACTTTAACCTGGGCTTCATTCATACGATGCAATACCTGCAGCAGATGCTTAAGCTGAAAGTATTCCTTATTGTTGAGAAGATCAGCACTCAGGGCATAACCGTCCAGTTCCCTTCCAATCATATTTACATCGACAGCTCGGGAGGCCATGGCTTCCAGGAGGAATTATTCAGCCGTTTGCGCTGCTGGTTCGACGAAGAGCTGAGTGTGAATACGCACTGTACCAGACAAATCAAGGATATCGCACTTAACCTTCACTCTAAATCCCTGAAAGTCGGAGAGGTTATCATTGAACTCACCAGTAAAGAATATGAATTGCTTGACCTGCTGCTGGAATGCCAGGGCCAGTACATCCCCACCGAGAAGATACTGCACCACCTGTGGGACAGCTATACATCCCCTGAAATTGTCAGGCAGTATGTATACAAGCTGAGGCACAAAATTGAAACGACAGCCGGCAGAAGCGACATCATTCACTTCCGCCGGGGAATCGGATATTCGGTTAGCTTTTAG
- a CDS encoding S-layer homology domain-containing protein yields MKNKSSFQKHATKITLACSILAATVSFGASASAFSDLKGNAAESKINALHQNGIINGITSDMFAPKSKLTYAQGLQFIVSGLKLSPQNTTGSKASDYFDKVKDNAWYASAFVAAKQSGLSLDKSIDPNAAMTRIQFAHLLTQALQSKGNFPVTLMYANITDGGKLSTAEMNSLQILVNTRLITLEKNNTFRPNEPVTRAEAAVLIYDAAKFAKEVITPDDSATAPVNDYEAAVTLEKAATGVNKATVTVENLPTSGYGLSIERIEFGANKTAVIYFKVTAPPAGSMNLQVISTASAVTYLPEGYTAVAKSVTGSASAAASSAGM; encoded by the coding sequence ATGAAGAATAAATCATCATTCCAGAAGCACGCTACAAAAATCACTCTAGCGTGCAGCATTCTGGCGGCAACAGTATCGTTCGGAGCATCGGCTTCTGCCTTTTCGGATCTGAAGGGCAATGCTGCCGAATCCAAAATCAATGCACTCCATCAAAATGGCATCATTAACGGAATTACCAGTGATATGTTCGCACCGAAGTCCAAGCTGACTTACGCCCAAGGCCTGCAGTTCATCGTCAGCGGTCTCAAGCTGTCTCCGCAGAATACTACTGGCAGCAAAGCCAGCGATTACTTCGACAAGGTAAAAGATAACGCATGGTACGCCTCCGCATTCGTGGCTGCCAAGCAGAGCGGATTGTCTCTGGACAAGTCCATCGACCCCAATGCGGCAATGACGCGGATCCAGTTCGCTCATTTGCTGACCCAGGCGCTGCAGAGTAAAGGGAACTTCCCGGTTACGCTGATGTACGCTAATATCACGGATGGCGGCAAGCTGTCTACAGCGGAGATGAACAGTCTGCAGATTCTGGTTAATACCCGTCTGATCACGCTGGAGAAGAACAACACCTTCCGTCCGAATGAACCGGTTACCCGAGCGGAAGCCGCTGTCCTGATCTATGACGCAGCCAAATTCGCCAAAGAGGTAATCACTCCGGATGACAGCGCCACTGCTCCGGTTAATGACTATGAAGCAGCGGTTACGCTGGAAAAAGCGGCAACTGGCGTAAACAAAGCCACTGTCACTGTTGAGAATCTGCCTACCTCGGGTTACGGCCTGTCAATTGAGCGGATCGAATTCGGCGCTAACAAAACAGCAGTGATCTATTTCAAAGTGACTGCTCCGCCTGCCGGCTCCATGAATCTGCAGGTCATCTCTACCGCCTCCGCCGTGACTTACCTGCCTGAAGGGTATACAGCGGTAGCCAAATCCGTAACAGGTTCGGCTTCTGCTGCCGCTTCTTCCGCAGGGATGTAA
- a CDS encoding GTP-binding protein has translation MIQQQRVERINVGIFAHVDAGKTTTTEHILYESGRIRALGSVDSGTALTDSMEVERQRGISVRAALASFTWQGVQINLVDTPGHVDFLSEVERSLRVMDCAVLILSAVEGVQAQSEMIWNALRKLGIPTLIFVNKMDRIGADPAAVLTQARTYLSGDIVPVQQPLYREREYIGAADLWSEGADAAARTELLEALAERDEELLELYMAGGTADLARWKRELAVRTAAGRMYPLVYGVAAKGLGVTALLDAMTQYFPRAGGDAEQPVSGIVYNIQRDKSMGRMAFVRLYQGTIRNRDTVMNYTQDVQAKVTQIRKVEGGRTEDVGALEAGDIAVVYGLSGVRIGDVLGRPEAIPQEAKLAVPLLTVRVFWGEDADDHKVIAAFQELADEDPLLDTQWLQEERELHIKVMGPIQLEILDSVLQERFGLKVTFGQPSVIYRETPSRAGEGYIAYLMPKPCWAILRFQIEPGPPGSGLVYESLVRSSDLLPQYQNETARRVPEALQQGLRGWEVTDLKITLVEGNHHVWHTHPLDFAVATPMAIMDGLAHTGTSLLEPVLQVRIVVPEENGGRVMNDLVQMRGTFEPPVLQGERMIIEGRLPLATSLDYPVTLSSYTKGRSTFTSFFAGYEPCPPDVTAERTRRGVNPLDQAKYILSVRKALQG, from the coding sequence ATGATTCAGCAGCAGAGGGTTGAACGTATCAACGTGGGGATTTTTGCCCATGTAGATGCGGGGAAGACGACTACGACGGAGCATATTTTGTATGAGAGCGGGCGGATTCGCGCACTTGGCAGTGTGGACAGCGGAACGGCGCTGACGGATTCCATGGAGGTGGAGCGGCAGCGGGGGATTTCTGTGCGGGCGGCTCTGGCTTCATTTACGTGGCAAGGAGTGCAGATCAACCTGGTCGATACCCCGGGGCATGTGGATTTCCTGTCCGAGGTGGAGCGCAGCCTGCGGGTGATGGATTGTGCGGTATTGATCCTGTCAGCAGTGGAGGGCGTGCAGGCGCAGAGCGAGATGATCTGGAATGCACTGCGCAAGCTGGGGATTCCTACGCTTATTTTCGTGAATAAAATGGACCGGATCGGCGCTGATCCAGCCGCTGTGCTAACTCAGGCACGGACCTATCTGTCCGGGGATATTGTGCCTGTGCAGCAGCCCTTATATAGGGAACGGGAATACATAGGGGCGGCGGATTTATGGAGTGAAGGCGCAGACGCGGCGGCGCGGACAGAACTGCTGGAAGCGCTCGCGGAGCGGGATGAGGAGCTGCTGGAGCTGTATATGGCGGGCGGTACGGCAGATCTGGCGCGGTGGAAAAGAGAGCTGGCCGTTCGGACGGCCGCAGGAAGAATGTATCCGCTGGTGTATGGCGTAGCGGCCAAAGGTCTCGGTGTCACGGCGCTGCTCGATGCCATGACCCAGTATTTCCCCCGCGCGGGCGGGGATGCGGAGCAGCCGGTGTCCGGCATCGTGTACAACATCCAGCGCGACAAAAGCATGGGCCGCATGGCCTTCGTGCGCCTCTATCAAGGAACTATCCGCAACCGGGATACGGTGATGAATTATACGCAGGATGTCCAGGCCAAGGTGACGCAGATCCGCAAGGTCGAAGGCGGACGCACCGAGGATGTGGGGGCGCTGGAAGCGGGGGACATCGCCGTAGTCTATGGGCTGTCCGGCGTGCGGATCGGCGATGTGCTGGGCCGGCCGGAGGCCATTCCGCAGGAGGCGAAGCTCGCCGTGCCGCTGCTGACCGTGCGCGTCTTCTGGGGGGAGGATGCCGACGACCATAAGGTGATTGCCGCATTTCAGGAGCTGGCCGACGAGGACCCGCTGCTGGATACACAGTGGCTGCAGGAGGAGCGGGAGCTGCATATCAAGGTGATGGGGCCGATCCAGCTGGAGATTCTGGATAGTGTATTGCAGGAACGATTCGGGCTGAAGGTTACCTTCGGCCAGCCTTCGGTGATCTACCGCGAAACGCCAAGCCGCGCGGGTGAAGGCTACATTGCGTACCTGATGCCGAAGCCTTGCTGGGCGATCCTGAGGTTCCAGATTGAGCCGGGCCCGCCGGGCAGCGGCCTCGTCTATGAATCATTGGTGCGCAGCTCCGATCTGCTGCCGCAATACCAGAACGAGACGGCCCGCCGCGTGCCGGAGGCGCTGCAGCAGGGTCTGCGCGGCTGGGAGGTCACCGACCTCAAGATCACACTGGTGGAGGGGAACCACCATGTGTGGCATACCCATCCGCTGGATTTTGCCGTGGCTACGCCCATGGCCATCATGGATGGGCTGGCCCATACCGGCACCAGCCTGCTGGAGCCGGTCCTACAGGTGCGCATCGTCGTGCCGGAGGAGAACGGCGGCCGCGTGATGAACGACCTCGTGCAGATGCGCGGCACCTTCGAGCCGCCCGTGCTGCAGGGCGAGCGGATGATCATCGAAGGCCGGCTGCCGCTGGCAACCTCGCTCGATTATCCCGTGACCTTAAGCTCCTACACGAAGGGGCGGAGCACGTTTACTTCCTTTTTTGCCGGCTATGAACCGTGCCCACCGGACGTCACTGCCGAGCGTACCCGCCGGGGCGTGAACCCGCTGGATCAGGCGAAGTATATTTTGAGCGTACGGAAGGCGCTGCAGGGATAG
- a CDS encoding beta-ketoacyl-[acyl-carrier-protein] synthase family protein, whose protein sequence is MENVMGRRVVITGMGLLTPLGNTPENFWKNSLQCKVGYDSLQGYEHMALKSRVTGRIPDFEHLGRTADEAAREGMGRPGILAVNAAVRAVADAQLEFTKEMRERSGVCIANAIADTPFSEQTFLQVTEGGQGPIAQGLRQDDLYRKGMFSYIAFDVAHEFGLQGEALVMSTGCTGGIDAVGYGYESIAAGEHDIMICGAAEAPISSMTIASFDAIGALTSKFNDDPKRASRPFELNRSGFVLSEGCAVVVLEELEHALRRQARIYGEVTGFSSTNNAYHMTDLPQNGEALSLTMNEALENAGIEAGEVQYINAHGSSTPQNDAFETAAYKRTFGELAYSIPISSTKSMVGHPLSAASAIEIVHCLLALNEGYIPPTANLDEPDPACDLNYVPGQALKRDLYHILTNASGFSGIHSAMILARSECCNMTGKLQTEQWMCSP, encoded by the coding sequence ATGGAGAATGTGATGGGAAGAAGAGTGGTTATCACAGGAATGGGTCTGCTTACCCCGCTGGGGAATACGCCGGAGAATTTCTGGAAGAACAGCCTGCAGTGCAAGGTTGGATATGACAGTTTGCAGGGATATGAGCATATGGCTTTGAAGAGCCGGGTCACCGGGAGAATACCGGATTTTGAGCATCTCGGCAGGACGGCCGATGAAGCAGCGAGGGAAGGCATGGGCCGGCCGGGAATTCTGGCAGTCAACGCCGCTGTAAGGGCTGTTGCCGATGCGCAGCTGGAGTTCACCAAGGAAATGCGGGAGCGTTCCGGGGTCTGCATCGCCAATGCGATTGCCGATACCCCATTCTCTGAGCAGACCTTTCTGCAAGTGACGGAGGGCGGCCAGGGGCCGATTGCCCAGGGGCTCAGACAGGATGATTTATACCGCAAAGGCATGTTCTCCTATATTGCCTTTGATGTGGCGCATGAGTTCGGGCTTCAGGGAGAAGCGCTGGTTATGTCAACGGGCTGCACAGGCGGCATTGATGCTGTCGGGTATGGATACGAATCTATCGCGGCAGGAGAACATGACATCATGATATGCGGTGCAGCGGAAGCGCCGATCAGCTCCATGACCATCGCTTCCTTTGATGCAATTGGAGCATTGACCTCAAAGTTCAACGATGATCCCAAGCGCGCCTCCAGACCCTTTGAGCTAAACAGAAGCGGATTCGTTCTCAGTGAGGGCTGTGCAGTTGTTGTACTGGAGGAACTGGAGCATGCACTGCGGCGGCAGGCCAGAATCTATGGTGAGGTCACCGGCTTCTCCAGCACGAACAATGCCTATCATATGACCGATTTGCCCCAGAACGGAGAGGCGCTCAGCCTGACGATGAACGAGGCGCTCGAGAATGCCGGCATTGAAGCGGGGGAAGTTCAATATATCAATGCGCATGGAAGCTCGACCCCGCAGAATGATGCTTTTGAGACCGCTGCCTACAAAAGAACCTTTGGCGAATTAGCCTATTCCATTCCGATCAGCTCCACGAAGTCCATGGTGGGCCATCCGCTCTCGGCAGCAAGCGCCATTGAGATCGTACATTGTCTGCTGGCCTTGAACGAAGGCTATATCCCGCCCACGGCGAATCTGGACGAGCCGGACCCGGCCTGCGATTTGAATTATGTGCCGGGGCAAGCCTTAAAGCGTGACCTGTACCATATTCTGACCAATGCAAGCGGCTTCTCCGGCATTCATTCCGCCATGATTCTGGCGAGGAGCGAGTGCTGTAATATGACGGGGAAGCTTCAGACTGAACAATGGATGTGCAGCCCATGA